The candidate division KSB1 bacterium genomic sequence GCAACATTATCCACGGCGATGCGCTGACGCTCAAGACGGTCGGCGAAAACCCGCAGCCGATTATCTTTTCCGAATGGTCGCTGGTCAACGGCAGCCTGCTCAAACGCCGGGATTTCGCTTTCCACGAGTTGGTCCACCATGCGTCTATGCGGGAGCTGCCCCTCTTTTCGGATCAAGGGGAAGAAGTATTCATCCCCGAACCGATCAAAGAGTACCCGCCGGTTCACTTTTTGGAGTTAAGTCGGCGAATGGACATGAATCAGCGAAATGAGGCAGAGGAAAACGCTGATGAACGCGAATGAACGCGAATTGCTGTTTAAAGAGGAAGTATATGCCCCTTGTCGGGGCGGCAATGGAAGTAGCCGATGAGCTCGGTAGCGGCTTCTTGAAAGGGGTGTATCAAGAGGCGCCGGCTATCGAATTCAAAGAGAGAGGAATCCCTTTTTCGGCACAGCCGGCGGTCGAGATTGTTTACAAGGGTCACAGGCTGACCAAGGAGTATTTTCCAGATTTTATCTGCTTTGACCGGATCG encodes the following:
- a CDS encoding GxxExxY protein translates to MEVADELGSGFLKGVYQEAPAIEFKERGIPFSAQPAVEIVYKGHRLTKEYFPDFICFDRIVVEIMAIKQLTSVEEAQLLNYLKASGKPVGVLLNFGAPRLEWNRMVRSMCREGDE